The following coding sequences lie in one Metallumcola ferriviriculae genomic window:
- the mutL gene encoding DNA mismatch repair endonuclease MutL: MSRIRLLDPLTANQIAAGEVVERPASVIKELLENSLDAGAQSVYLKIENGGKDKIIVTDDGFGMNADDMCLAFQRHATSKITTAEDLSQITTLGFRGEALASIAAVSRVHASSRQREDAAGTELKIEAGSVLSTKPSGCSEGTSIEISDLFFNAPARRKFLFNASRETAAISEIVNRLALSHPSVRFTYYSGPRLLLQTPGKGRLREVVASVYGLDLAEKLLEINYLKHDVELSGFLSPPQIHKATTSNIVFFINGRYIKDSILLNTIKEVYNSKIPGGRFPVAILNISIKPGSVDVNVHPQKLTVKFDRPEYINSVILAAVEDCLSRPDTDTWFIPQIGNDGAKQFLPNVEYHEPQHQVAWREVVQERSMDAPVEDPSIDVPKPEEAPANDLPMPLEESPAIKNDIPAAKTTNINASRSGAGIPIMRIVGQFKAGYILAEAEDGLYIIDQHGAHERILYDKYSQGTQLGHSQLTVPQTVDFSADEAEYLVEYIFLLQEFGFILEHFGGNSFILRGMPRFLNTSDGVNLLQDIVQLLASGTKVNQQDLEKELLLQLSCKGAIKEGQYLDKAEMEILIRQLAKTSYPLSCPHGRPIVIKLSIADLKKLFLRQE; the protein is encoded by the coding sequence GTGAGCAGAATTAGGTTGTTGGATCCATTAACAGCCAATCAAATTGCAGCCGGGGAAGTAGTAGAGCGCCCAGCTTCAGTTATCAAGGAACTGCTGGAAAATTCCCTAGATGCCGGAGCGCAGTCCGTCTATCTCAAGATAGAAAATGGCGGTAAAGACAAAATTATAGTTACTGATGACGGCTTTGGTATGAATGCAGATGATATGTGTCTGGCTTTTCAAAGGCATGCAACCAGTAAGATAACCACTGCCGAAGACTTAAGTCAAATAACGACTCTAGGCTTTCGCGGAGAGGCATTGGCAAGCATAGCTGCGGTGTCCAGGGTCCACGCTTCTTCGAGACAAAGAGAAGATGCTGCTGGTACCGAATTAAAAATTGAAGCAGGCTCTGTTTTAAGTACTAAGCCTTCAGGTTGCAGCGAAGGTACATCTATAGAAATTTCGGATTTATTTTTTAATGCTCCCGCTCGAAGAAAATTTCTTTTTAATGCCTCCAGGGAGACGGCGGCCATTTCTGAAATAGTTAATAGGTTAGCCCTGTCGCACCCTTCGGTGAGGTTCACTTACTATAGTGGCCCGCGCCTATTACTTCAGACACCGGGAAAGGGAAGATTGAGGGAAGTGGTTGCTTCAGTGTATGGACTTGACTTGGCGGAAAAGCTTCTGGAAATTAATTATCTAAAACATGATGTAGAACTATCGGGATTTTTGTCGCCGCCGCAAATACATAAAGCAACAACCAGTAATATTGTATTTTTTATCAATGGTAGGTATATTAAAGACAGTATTCTGCTTAATACTATTAAAGAAGTCTATAATTCCAAAATACCAGGTGGCCGGTTTCCGGTTGCGATATTGAACATTAGTATTAAACCGGGAAGTGTGGATGTAAATGTGCACCCACAAAAACTTACCGTCAAATTTGATCGTCCCGAGTATATAAACAGCGTAATATTAGCGGCTGTAGAAGATTGTTTGAGCCGCCCTGATACCGATACATGGTTTATTCCTCAAATAGGAAATGACGGGGCAAAACAGTTTTTGCCAAACGTAGAGTATCACGAACCCCAACATCAAGTAGCTTGGAGAGAGGTAGTACAGGAAAGGTCAATGGATGCGCCCGTAGAAGACCCATCCATTGATGTACCAAAGCCTGAAGAAGCACCAGCCAACGATTTACCTATGCCTTTGGAAGAATCTCCAGCAATTAAAAATGACATTCCGGCAGCGAAGACAACAAATATTAATGCTTCACGTTCAGGTGCCGGTATCCCAATAATGCGAATAGTGGGTCAGTTTAAAGCTGGTTATATACTTGCCGAAGCAGAAGACGGGCTTTATATAATTGACCAACATGGTGCGCACGAACGTATCTTGTATGATAAGTACTCACAGGGTACACAATTAGGCCATTCTCAACTAACAGTGCCCCAAACTGTGGACTTTAGTGCTGATGAAGCTGAATACCTCGTTGAATACATTTTTTTACTCCAGGAGTTCGGCTTTATTTTGGAGCATTTTGGTGGCAATTCATTCATATTGCGAGGTATGCCAAGGTTCTTAAATACATCTGACGGGGTTAATCTTTTGCAAGATATAGTACAGCTTCTAGCTTCAGGGACTAAAGTAAACCAACAGGATTTAGAAAAAGAATTGCTGCTCCAATTAAGCTGTAAAGGGGCTATCAAAGAAGGACAGTACCTTGATAAGGCTGAAATGGAAATTTTGATTAGACAGTTAGCCAAGACTTCATACCCATTATCGTGTCCTCACGGCAGACCCATAGTCATCAAGCTTAGTATAGCGGATTTAAAAAAGTTATTTTTACGTCAGGAGTAG
- a CDS encoding radical SAM protein, translating to MEFYDGRIFRPPSESRSLILQVTVGCSHNQCTFCYMYKEKKYRERAWKEIEEIIAHAAQQYPSETVQKIFLADGDALAMEHDKLMSLLTLLYHTFPYLQRVGIYAGPKSIIRKTSTELLELRKAGLSIAYLGLESGCPDILKQVRKGVTDEEMVEAGRQLKAAGIKLSLMVLGGLGGKDQSHQHAKASAAVVNQIGPDFLAVLTLRFYKGTPLAKQVEEGSFKPVEPMELIQELRWFVEDLELQGCIFRTNHASNRLILSGTLNENKDKILKQIDRVLKDKGGNALRPEHLLGL from the coding sequence ATGGAATTTTATGACGGAAGAATTTTCAGACCACCTAGTGAATCAAGGAGTCTTATTCTTCAAGTAACGGTGGGATGTTCTCATAACCAATGCACTTTTTGTTATATGTATAAAGAGAAAAAATACCGTGAACGCGCTTGGAAGGAAATCGAAGAGATTATAGCTCACGCTGCCCAGCAATACCCGTCGGAAACAGTTCAGAAAATTTTTTTGGCGGACGGTGATGCACTTGCTATGGAACATGACAAATTAATGTCTCTCTTAACATTGCTGTATCATACTTTTCCGTATCTGCAAAGGGTAGGCATCTACGCCGGCCCCAAGTCTATCATAAGAAAAACTTCTACCGAGCTTCTAGAGCTAAGAAAAGCAGGTTTAAGTATAGCTTATCTTGGATTGGAAAGCGGTTGCCCCGATATTTTGAAGCAAGTCAGGAAAGGGGTCACTGATGAAGAAATGGTAGAAGCTGGGCGACAATTGAAAGCGGCCGGAATCAAGTTGTCGCTGATGGTGCTAGGTGGATTAGGAGGGAAAGACCAATCCCATCAGCACGCAAAAGCGTCAGCCGCGGTAGTTAACCAGATCGGTCCCGACTTTTTGGCGGTTTTAACCTTGCGGTTTTACAAGGGTACTCCCTTAGCTAAACAAGTAGAAGAAGGGAGTTTTAAACCCGTTGAGCCGATGGAACTAATCCAAGAATTGCGGTGGTTTGTGGAAGACTTAGAACTCCAAGGCTGCATATTTAGAACCAATCATGCTTCTAATCGTCTTATTTTGAGTGGAACTTTAAACGAGAATAAGGATAAGATATTGAAGCAAATTGACCGGGTTTTGAAAGATAAAGGCGGAAACGCCTTGCGCCCAGAGCATCTTTTGGGTCTTTAG
- a CDS encoding YlbF family regulator, with product MTSIMEKAHTLANAIQESEELINMRNTEAAMAGDAEAQKILQEYQEARQKIEYKQASGAELTEAEQSGMEEIEKKMNKNATISAYLEAQREVNEILQGVNFILTKALSGEDSDSCGPGCGGNCC from the coding sequence ATGACAAGTATCATGGAAAAGGCACATACGTTGGCAAACGCAATACAGGAAAGTGAAGAGTTGATTAATATGAGGAATACTGAAGCGGCTATGGCAGGAGATGCGGAAGCCCAGAAAATTCTTCAGGAATATCAAGAAGCACGTCAAAAAATAGAATATAAGCAGGCAAGTGGTGCGGAGTTAACAGAAGCAGAACAAAGTGGCATGGAAGAAATAGAGAAAAAAATGAATAAAAATGCAACGATTAGCGCTTACCTTGAAGCACAGCGCGAAGTTAATGAAATTTTACAAGGTGTAAACTTTATTCTGACCAAAGCACTAAGTGGTGAAGATTCTGATTCTTGCGGTCCCGGATGTGGGGGCAACTGCTGTTAA
- the hfq gene encoding RNA chaperone Hfq, producing the protein MSKTQINLQDTFLNQVRKENISVTVFLVNGFQIKGNVKGFDNFTVVLDVDGKQQMVYKHAISTIVPYKPVSLMNE; encoded by the coding sequence ATGAGTAAAACCCAGATTAACTTGCAGGACACTTTTCTTAATCAAGTGCGGAAAGAAAACATTTCTGTAACTGTATTTTTGGTCAATGGTTTTCAAATCAAGGGTAATGTCAAGGGGTTTGATAACTTTACTGTTGTTTTGGATGTCGACGGAAAACAACAGATGGTTTATAAGCACGCAATTTCTACTATTGTTCCATACAAGCCTGTAAGTTTGATGAACGAGTAG
- the miaA gene encoding tRNA (adenosine(37)-N6)-dimethylallyltransferase MiaA, translated as MRLPLAAIVGPTAVGKSAVAVEVADRLNGEIVSADSMQVYRQMDIGTAKISADEMIATGGRLIPHHLINVVSPDEDYSVARYQQDARTLIREVNSRNELPILVGGTGLYVQSVIDPYHFGKEPGDKNIRNKIRTKIKIEGLDKIHQELREVDPQAGEKIHPNDEKRIIRALEYYYSRGERISDNYYKKKISLYNLAMVGLTMDRQLLYQRINKRVDKMIEAGLLDEVRMLLNQGYPRNLPAMQGLGYKQMAAFCVGDLSWDEAIRVLKRDTRRFAKRQLTWFRRDERIVWIDVSHMAEDDIICKITEYICRTL; from the coding sequence ATGAGATTACCACTAGCCGCAATTGTAGGGCCTACTGCAGTGGGTAAATCTGCCGTGGCAGTAGAGGTTGCTGACCGCCTGAATGGGGAAATTGTTTCTGCTGATTCTATGCAGGTCTATCGTCAGATGGATATAGGTACGGCAAAAATTTCCGCCGATGAAATGATTGCCACAGGCGGCAGACTAATACCTCATCATTTGATTAACGTGGTATCGCCTGACGAAGATTATAGCGTCGCCCGTTATCAACAAGACGCGCGCACTCTAATCAGGGAAGTTAACAGCCGAAACGAGTTGCCAATATTAGTGGGAGGTACTGGACTGTACGTTCAAAGTGTTATTGACCCTTATCACTTCGGCAAGGAGCCCGGTGACAAAAATATCCGAAATAAAATCAGGACCAAGATTAAGATTGAAGGGTTGGACAAAATCCACCAAGAACTTAGGGAGGTTGACCCTCAGGCCGGAGAAAAAATTCATCCTAATGATGAAAAAAGAATAATTAGGGCCTTAGAATACTATTATAGTAGAGGGGAACGAATTTCTGATAACTATTACAAGAAAAAAATATCTCTTTACAATCTTGCAATGGTAGGATTGACCATGGACCGGCAGCTATTATACCAACGTATTAACAAACGGGTCGATAAAATGATTGAAGCGGGCCTTTTGGATGAGGTTAGAATGTTATTAAACCAAGGATATCCACGGAATCTTCCTGCCATGCAAGGGCTTGGTTATAAGCAGATGGCTGCTTTCTGTGTCGGGGATTTAAGTTGGGATGAAGCTATTCGTGTACTTAAGCGAGATACCAGAAGATTTGCTAAAAGGCAATTAACATGGTTTCGTCGGGATGAGAGAATTGTTTGGATAGACGTTTCCCACATGGCTGAGGATGATATCATCTGTAAAATAACGGAATATATTTGCAGGACTCTGTAA
- a CDS encoding DUF362 domain-containing protein: MASEVFFTNMRAKRGASLLEKLELLCRRAKVLDVISEKDLVALKIHFGEKGNTAYIRPTYARRLIDLIKEKGGKPFFTDANTLYVGSRANAVDHLNTAVENGFAYSVVGAPLVIADGLNGKDFIKVPIEGKHFNEVNIGSAAVNADVLITLTHFKGHEATGFGGALKNVGMGLGSRSGKQQMHSDILPSVKLEKCIACQKCVSWCPAQAITVEKQATIDQEKCIGCGECTVTCNEGAIGISWKSEANIIQQKIAEYTLGALKNKQGKSFFINFVMNVTPDCDCVSWSDAPIVGDIGILASKDPVAIDQASLDLVNKSQGLPGTRLEHVGAADKFAAIHGIDGTVQLDHAEEIGLGKREYQLIEV, from the coding sequence ATGGCTTCAGAAGTATTTTTTACTAACATGCGGGCAAAAAGAGGTGCGAGCTTGCTGGAAAAGCTGGAACTACTTTGCCGGCGCGCTAAAGTATTAGACGTCATTAGCGAAAAGGATTTGGTTGCATTAAAAATTCATTTTGGTGAAAAGGGAAACACTGCATACATCCGCCCTACATATGCCAGAAGGCTCATTGATCTTATTAAGGAAAAGGGCGGCAAACCTTTTTTCACTGACGCTAATACACTATACGTGGGTAGTAGGGCCAACGCGGTAGACCACCTAAATACCGCGGTGGAAAATGGTTTTGCCTATTCGGTTGTAGGTGCACCACTGGTAATAGCAGACGGTCTCAATGGTAAAGACTTCATAAAGGTACCCATCGAGGGCAAGCATTTTAATGAAGTGAATATTGGTAGTGCCGCAGTTAATGCGGATGTACTCATTACTTTGACTCACTTTAAAGGACACGAAGCTACCGGTTTTGGTGGAGCACTGAAGAATGTTGGGATGGGTTTGGGAAGTCGTAGTGGCAAACAGCAGATGCATTCAGACATTTTACCATCAGTTAAACTGGAAAAATGTATTGCGTGTCAAAAGTGCGTCTCGTGGTGTCCGGCCCAAGCCATTACCGTGGAAAAGCAAGCTACTATTGACCAAGAAAAATGTATTGGCTGCGGTGAGTGTACTGTAACCTGCAATGAAGGGGCTATTGGGATTAGCTGGAAGAGTGAGGCAAATATTATCCAGCAAAAAATTGCTGAGTATACTTTAGGGGCATTAAAAAATAAACAGGGGAAAAGCTTTTTTATAAATTTCGTCATGAATGTTACTCCTGATTGTGACTGTGTCAGTTGGAGCGACGCACCTATTGTCGGAGATATCGGCATACTAGCGTCTAAAGACCCAGTGGCTATAGACCAAGCATCGTTAGATTTGGTAAATAAGTCCCAAGGATTACCCGGAACCCGATTGGAGCATGTTGGTGCAGCGGATAAGTTTGCCGCGATTCATGGTATAGACGGAACAGTTCAATTGGACCATGCAGAAGAGATTGGTTTAGGGAAACGAGAATATCAACTAATAGAGGTATAA
- the mtnN gene encoding 5'-methylthioadenosine/S-adenosylhomocysteine nucleosidase translates to MLGLLFPLDEESRPFKASINDQKPILRGKHQFIEGTYHGTLLAAAITGMGKVSAAMRAQALIDYYSPRLLLLAGVAGCLTDEMMPGDIFIASEICQHDVYAPSKGTKWRDYRHHGQGIFLGDEGLHSTALALDWDKSNVFTGRLLTGDKAVATKDYTKKLIDKLKGKAVDMESAAVAQVAAYNDIPLLVVRVISDNANENAMKDFQANFSNACQLLGEYLELLLGKLIEKEL, encoded by the coding sequence ATGTTAGGTTTATTATTTCCTCTAGATGAGGAAAGTCGCCCGTTCAAAGCCAGCATTAATGATCAGAAACCAATACTAAGAGGTAAGCATCAATTTATCGAAGGAACCTACCATGGGACCTTGTTGGCCGCAGCCATAACCGGTATGGGTAAGGTCAGTGCGGCTATGCGCGCCCAAGCGCTGATAGACTATTATTCTCCACGACTGCTGCTTTTGGCGGGCGTGGCCGGGTGCTTGACTGATGAGATGATGCCGGGAGATATTTTTATTGCGTCAGAAATCTGTCAACATGACGTCTATGCACCGTCTAAAGGTACCAAGTGGAGGGATTACCGTCATCATGGGCAAGGTATATTCCTGGGGGATGAAGGATTACATTCAACGGCGCTTGCTTTGGATTGGGACAAAAGCAACGTGTTCACAGGTAGATTATTGACGGGTGATAAAGCAGTTGCTACTAAAGATTATACAAAAAAGCTGATTGATAAACTTAAGGGTAAAGCAGTAGACATGGAAAGTGCTGCTGTTGCGCAAGTTGCAGCATACAACGACATACCACTTTTAGTGGTAAGAGTAATTTCTGATAATGCTAATGAGAACGCAATGAAAGATTTCCAAGCGAATTTTTCTAATGCATGCCAGTTATTAGGTGAGTATCTGGAGCTGTTGTTAGGGAAACTAATTGAGAAAGAATTATAA
- a CDS encoding DUF1858 domain-containing protein: MILLITPQTVIQQVVQKYPEAITIFDKHGLHCLG; this comes from the coding sequence GTGATACTATTGATAACTCCACAAACTGTCATTCAACAGGTGGTTCAGAAGTACCCTGAAGCCATAACCATTTTCGACAAGCATGGCTTACATTGCCTTGGTTGA
- a CDS encoding NUDIX hydrolase, translating into MLFRQCAGGIVFHGEKVFLLQNDKKEWVLPKGIIRDSGYASEVAVTRVKDETGIDGKILGAAGETSYEFYSFSRQRPVCNQIVWFIMEAEHDEVKVSEQEGFSDGRFFPVEEAIKKITYSQDKSLVRVSYEKRKKFNQKGA; encoded by the coding sequence ATGCTTTTTAGACAATGTGCCGGTGGTATTGTGTTTCATGGCGAAAAGGTCTTTTTGTTGCAGAACGATAAGAAAGAATGGGTTTTACCTAAAGGAATTATCCGCGATAGTGGCTACGCCAGTGAAGTTGCAGTCACCCGCGTGAAAGACGAAACCGGTATTGACGGAAAAATTCTCGGAGCGGCAGGGGAAACTAGTTACGAATTTTATTCTTTTTCTCGTCAGCGTCCTGTATGTAATCAAATTGTTTGGTTTATCATGGAAGCTGAGCATGACGAAGTGAAAGTCAGTGAACAAGAAGGGTTTAGTGACGGTCGCTTCTTCCCTGTAGAAGAAGCAATTAAAAAAATCACCTATAGTCAGGACAAATCATTGGTACGGGTTTCGTACGAAAAAAGGAAAAAGTTCAACCAAAAAGGGGCTTAA
- the miaB gene encoding tRNA (N6-isopentenyl adenosine(37)-C2)-methylthiotransferase MiaB — MIETWGCQMNAHDSEVLAGLLEQMGYLATENENDADVVLLNTCCIREKAENKVFGRLGNLKKLKANNPELILGVCGCMVQRPEMADKIKKRMPHMDLIFGTHNIHQLPDLITEAKQNSTARVKVWDREGKIVEDLPMRRAAGIKAFVNIMYGCNNFCTYCIVPHVRGRERSRHVADIITEIEHLVQQGYVEVMLLGQNVNSYGKDLDNNIDFAGLLKKVNDILGLQRIRFMTSHPRDFTDKLIDSLANCGKVCEHYHLPIQAGSTAILKRMNRGYTKGEYLDLVKQIRQKVPNASITTDIIVGFPGETDADFEDTMDILQRVQFDGAYTFIYSPRPGTPAADMAEQVPPDQKKERFQRLLKLQNSITEEKHLQLLRSTQEVLFEGTSKNDEHIMSGRTRSNKLVHVPADKSVIGKFYLVNITKAQMFSVSGELLEEI; from the coding sequence ATGATTGAAACATGGGGCTGTCAGATGAATGCACACGATTCAGAGGTGCTGGCAGGACTTTTAGAGCAAATGGGTTATTTGGCTACAGAAAATGAAAATGATGCGGATGTCGTGCTGCTGAATACCTGTTGCATTCGCGAAAAAGCAGAAAACAAGGTTTTTGGCCGCCTTGGTAATTTAAAAAAATTGAAAGCAAACAACCCTGAGCTTATCCTGGGTGTGTGTGGCTGCATGGTCCAGCGACCGGAAATGGCAGATAAAATAAAAAAACGTATGCCCCATATGGATTTGATTTTCGGGACGCATAATATACACCAACTGCCTGATCTTATTACTGAAGCAAAGCAAAATAGCACAGCCCGGGTGAAGGTATGGGACCGGGAGGGTAAAATTGTCGAAGATTTACCCATGAGGCGCGCAGCGGGGATAAAGGCTTTTGTAAATATTATGTATGGTTGTAATAATTTTTGCACTTATTGTATAGTGCCTCATGTACGCGGTAGGGAACGCAGTCGTCATGTCGCCGATATTATCACCGAAATTGAACACTTGGTACAACAGGGTTACGTTGAAGTAATGTTATTGGGGCAGAATGTCAATTCCTATGGTAAGGATTTAGATAATAACATAGATTTTGCTGGCCTGCTAAAGAAAGTTAATGATATTCTAGGGCTGCAGCGTATTCGCTTTATGACCTCACACCCTAGAGATTTTACCGATAAGCTAATTGACTCCCTGGCCAACTGCGGCAAAGTCTGTGAGCATTACCATCTTCCTATTCAGGCCGGAAGCACAGCGATACTAAAGCGCATGAATAGAGGGTATACAAAGGGGGAGTATCTTGATTTAGTCAAACAAATTCGCCAAAAGGTACCTAATGCCAGCATCACTACCGATATTATAGTAGGATTCCCTGGCGAAACGGATGCTGACTTTGAAGACACCATGGATATTTTGCAGCGCGTGCAATTTGATGGTGCATATACTTTTATTTATTCACCAAGGCCTGGAACTCCGGCTGCCGATATGGCGGAGCAGGTACCGCCTGATCAGAAGAAAGAACGGTTTCAACGATTACTGAAGCTGCAAAACAGTATTACTGAAGAAAAACACCTGCAGCTTTTGAGAAGCACCCAAGAAGTTTTATTCGAGGGTACCAGTAAGAATGACGAGCATATTATGTCAGGGCGTACCCGTTCAAATAAACTCGTACATGTTCCAGCAGATAAATCTGTGATAGGAAAGTTTTACCTAGTAAACATTACCAAGGCGCAGATGTTCAGTGTATCAGGGGAATTGTTGGAGGAAATTTAA
- the mutS gene encoding DNA mismatch repair protein MutS, whose translation MTTPMMQQYQQIKQQYQDAILFFRLGDFYEMFGEDAREASRILEITLTTRDKDKEAPIPMCGIPYHAVNTYLGKLLNRGYKVAICEQVEDPEKSKGIVRREVVRVITPGTIIDKELLAEAQNNFLAAICQVDDIWGLAFVDVSTGEFYVTELNAGNTSSVVDEITRYNVSECLVAPDDPGAIRTLLEPVCVVTSYPPKHWSVKRTQLKMEEQFSRSGLEAAGIIGCEAAVAAGGILIAYLSDTQKQTLGHINRVQLYSPKHFMLIDGATRRNLELHTTMRTREKKGSLLWVLDKTVTALGGRLLKKFISQPLLDRNEILSRQQAVTEFVNNMFLREKLREYLKKVYDLERLVSRLVFQTANGRDLLALGQSLQYLPLIKERLEHAKTTPLLHDCWHSLDTLTDISQLIMESIKDNPPVSVTDGSLIKDGYSEEVDKLRQAAASGKKWLAQLEQEERNKTGIKSLKVKYNKVFGYYIEITKANLDHVPTYFQRKQTLANAERYITPKLKELEDTILGAEDKLVKLEYRIFSDIRQTLAVETKRIQETARVIALLDVLLSLATTAVENGYVAPKILPSEDTMEIKAGRHPVIEQLTTAGAFVPNDTNVGDKKQLIVITGPNMAGKSTYMRQVALITLMSQIGSWVPAQEAFIPLVDRIFTRVGAADDLSTGQSTFMVEMNEVANILHNATGRSLIILDEIGRGTSTYDGIAIAWAVIEFLLQEKKGAKTFFATHYHQLTALDNIYQQVANHQVAVQEKGKEIVFLRKIISGGTDKSYGIQVARLAGLPNQVIKRAQFLLTEMENQGNSAASIEAAAAKEDHLVFFEALNSSYETVLEKLRHLDVMNTTPIEALNMLSELKQLVDEGDNSEQN comes from the coding sequence ATGACGACACCTATGATGCAACAGTATCAGCAAATTAAACAACAATACCAAGACGCTATTTTATTTTTCCGGTTGGGCGATTTTTATGAAATGTTTGGCGAGGATGCCAGGGAGGCATCTAGAATACTGGAAATAACTCTGACCACCCGAGATAAAGACAAAGAAGCTCCAATTCCCATGTGTGGCATTCCTTATCATGCTGTTAATACCTACTTAGGAAAGCTGTTGAACAGAGGATACAAAGTAGCGATCTGTGAGCAGGTGGAAGACCCTGAAAAGAGTAAGGGAATTGTACGCCGTGAAGTAGTCAGAGTAATTACTCCGGGAACGATTATCGATAAGGAACTGCTAGCCGAAGCCCAAAACAATTTTTTGGCAGCAATTTGTCAAGTCGATGATATTTGGGGGTTGGCGTTTGTCGACGTATCGACAGGTGAGTTTTATGTTACTGAATTGAATGCCGGTAATACCTCATCAGTTGTGGACGAAATTACCAGATATAATGTAAGTGAATGCCTTGTTGCTCCCGATGACCCTGGAGCAATAAGAACGTTGCTAGAGCCAGTTTGCGTAGTAACGTCTTACCCCCCTAAGCACTGGTCTGTCAAGCGCACCCAGTTAAAGATGGAAGAACAGTTTAGCCGGTCAGGTTTGGAAGCGGCCGGTATAATAGGTTGTGAAGCCGCAGTTGCCGCCGGTGGTATTTTAATAGCATACCTTAGCGATACTCAAAAACAGACATTAGGTCATATTAATCGAGTGCAGCTGTATTCACCCAAACATTTCATGCTCATTGATGGGGCCACCAGACGTAATCTCGAACTGCACACTACTATGCGAACTCGGGAAAAAAAGGGGTCCCTTCTCTGGGTGCTTGATAAAACCGTTACCGCGTTGGGCGGCAGACTGCTGAAAAAATTCATTTCCCAGCCACTTTTAGATCGGAATGAAATCTTGTCAAGGCAGCAGGCAGTTACTGAATTTGTTAATAATATGTTTTTACGGGAAAAGCTGCGAGAGTACCTGAAAAAGGTCTATGATTTAGAACGATTAGTCAGCAGACTGGTGTTTCAAACAGCAAATGGCAGGGATCTGCTGGCATTAGGTCAATCATTGCAATATTTGCCTCTTATCAAGGAAAGGTTGGAACATGCTAAAACGACTCCACTATTGCATGATTGCTGGCATTCATTAGACACGTTGACAGACATATCCCAATTAATTATGGAATCAATAAAAGATAATCCGCCGGTAAGTGTTACCGATGGTTCACTGATTAAAGATGGCTACAGCGAAGAAGTTGATAAATTGCGCCAAGCAGCCGCATCAGGTAAAAAATGGCTGGCACAACTAGAGCAAGAAGAAAGAAACAAAACAGGAATTAAATCCCTTAAGGTAAAGTATAACAAAGTATTTGGTTATTATATTGAAATTACGAAAGCCAATCTCGACCATGTTCCTACGTACTTTCAGCGCAAACAAACTTTGGCCAATGCAGAGCGTTACATTACACCGAAATTGAAGGAATTGGAAGATACCATCCTGGGAGCGGAAGATAAACTTGTTAAATTAGAATACCGCATTTTCTCTGATATAAGACAAACCCTAGCGGTGGAAACCAAACGTATTCAGGAAACTGCCAGAGTGATAGCCTTACTTGATGTTCTGTTGTCGCTTGCGACCACAGCGGTAGAAAACGGGTATGTTGCACCCAAAATTCTCCCCAGCGAGGATACAATGGAAATTAAAGCGGGCAGGCACCCAGTGATAGAACAATTGACTACGGCTGGCGCTTTTGTTCCCAATGATACAAATGTAGGCGACAAAAAGCAACTTATTGTTATTACAGGTCCAAATATGGCCGGTAAGTCAACTTACATGCGGCAAGTGGCCTTAATTACGTTGATGAGTCAAATCGGCAGCTGGGTACCAGCACAGGAAGCTTTCATCCCATTGGTAGATAGAATTTTCACTCGGGTGGGAGCGGCAGACGACCTTTCTACAGGTCAAAGCACATTTATGGTTGAAATGAATGAAGTTGCTAATATCCTTCATAATGCCACAGGTCGAAGCTTAATAATTCTCGATGAAATTGGTAGAGGTACCAGTACTTATGATGGGATAGCCATCGCATGGGCTGTTATTGAGTTTTTACTGCAAGAGAAAAAAGGCGCTAAAACCTTTTTTGCCACCCATTATCACCAGCTTACGGCTTTAGACAATATCTATCAGCAGGTTGCCAATCATCAAGTTGCTGTCCAGGAAAAGGGAAAAGAAATTGTCTTCTTAAGAAAAATTATTTCCGGGGGAACGGACAAAAGCTATGGAATTCAAGTAGCTAGATTGGCAGGCCTCCCCAATCAGGTAATTAAACGGGCACAATTCTTACTGACTGAAATGGAAAATCAGGGAAATAGTGCAGCATCAATAGAGGCTGCCGCTGCCAAAGAAGACCATTTAGTTTTTTTTGAAGCATTGAATTCAAGTTATGAAACTGTATTAGAAAAGCTAAGACATTTAGACGTGATGAACACTACGCCAATCGAGGCCTTAAATATGCTTTCTGAATTAAAGCAACTGGTAGATGAGGGGGATAATAGTGAGCAGAATTAG